Proteins encoded together in one Halomicrobium urmianum window:
- a CDS encoding SDR family oxidoreductase, translated as METDFQSRTAIVTGAASGIGRATAERFAAEGANVVVSDVDADGGRETVDRIEADGGTAAFVETDVSDADDVEAMVAEAVDAYGGLDVAVNNAGIEGETDPLAEVSEDAWDRVVDINLKGVWLCLKHELPELVDGGGAVVNVSSIAGLVSAGGVPYVASKHGLVGLTRVAATQYAADDVRVNAVCPGVIDTPMVDRAGDADPEAIEQFVGMQPLGRMGTPEEVANAIVWLCSDEASFVTGSAYPVDGGYLAQ; from the coding sequence ATGGAGACCGACTTCCAGTCCCGGACGGCTATCGTCACCGGCGCGGCGTCGGGTATCGGACGAGCGACCGCGGAGCGGTTCGCAGCGGAGGGTGCGAACGTCGTCGTCAGCGACGTCGACGCCGACGGCGGCCGCGAGACCGTCGACCGAATCGAGGCGGACGGCGGCACGGCCGCCTTCGTCGAGACGGACGTGAGTGACGCGGATGACGTCGAGGCGATGGTCGCCGAGGCCGTCGACGCCTACGGCGGTCTCGACGTCGCCGTCAACAACGCCGGCATCGAGGGCGAGACTGATCCCCTCGCGGAGGTGTCAGAGGACGCCTGGGACAGGGTCGTCGACATCAATCTAAAGGGCGTCTGGCTGTGTCTGAAACACGAACTCCCCGAACTTGTCGACGGCGGCGGCGCCGTCGTAAACGTCTCCTCGATCGCGGGCCTCGTCTCCGCCGGCGGCGTCCCGTACGTCGCTAGCAAACACGGGCTCGTCGGGCTGACGCGCGTCGCCGCGACGCAGTACGCGGCCGATGACGTTCGGGTCAACGCGGTCTGTCCCGGCGTCATCGACACGCCCATGGTCGATCGGGCTGGCGACGCCGATCCCGAGGCGATCGAGCAGTTCGTCGGGATGCAGCCCCTCGGACGGATGGGCACGCCAGAGGAGGTCGCGAACGCCATCGTCTGGCTCTGCTCCGACGAGGCGTCGTTCGTCACGGGATCCGCGTATCCCGTCGACGGCGGGTACCTGGCGCAGTAG
- a CDS encoding sugar phosphate isomerase/epimerase family protein, with amino-acid sequence MQIGLTVGDSTERLAATAAEFAFAELSIGESAYGPGDADDELRDALDASDADLCVHLPFDQVVSTPVTQLNDAIVDYQTELLDWAGSVGARKAVLHATMRNPHDTDQRPTFADQLSAIAAAGDDAGVEVVVENVGHQARGLPLSVLGDIAEETGTAVCFDVGHAYMEDGNDAIDRFLGGHADRVSHLHVHDVRGRGDTHLPLGAGEVDYGVVAEHLSGFDGTVAIEVFTDDVPLLEDSARRVRDHLDGGA; translated from the coding sequence ATGCAGATCGGTCTCACGGTGGGCGACTCGACCGAGCGGCTGGCGGCCACCGCTGCGGAGTTCGCGTTCGCCGAACTCTCGATCGGGGAATCGGCGTACGGGCCCGGCGACGCGGACGACGAACTGCGCGACGCGCTCGACGCCAGCGACGCGGATCTGTGCGTCCACCTCCCGTTCGACCAGGTCGTCTCGACGCCGGTGACACAGCTCAACGACGCGATCGTCGACTACCAGACAGAACTGCTCGACTGGGCGGGCTCGGTCGGCGCGCGGAAGGCGGTGCTCCACGCGACGATGCGAAACCCGCACGATACCGATCAGCGCCCGACCTTCGCCGACCAGCTCTCGGCGATCGCGGCCGCGGGCGACGACGCCGGCGTCGAGGTCGTCGTCGAGAACGTCGGCCATCAGGCCCGCGGGCTCCCCCTCTCCGTCCTCGGGGACATCGCCGAGGAGACTGGGACAGCCGTCTGTTTCGACGTGGGCCACGCGTACATGGAGGACGGGAACGACGCGATCGACCGGTTCCTGGGCGGCCACGCCGACCGCGTCTCGCACCTCCACGTCCACGACGTCCGGGGCCGCGGCGACACGCACCTCCCGCTCGGCGCGGGCGAGGTCGACTACGGGGTCGTCGCCGAGCATCTGTCGGGCTTCGACGGGACCGTCGCCATCGAGGTGTTCACCGACGACGTCCCGCTACTGGAAGACTCCGCCCGTCGGGTTCGAGACCACCTCGACGGCGGTGCCTGA
- a CDS encoding OsmC family protein, with protein sequence MATTQHRENVKQGVDLDEFHEFVEYATENPEDVQFELGARAPYEGRLFHSLAKIDAYSLGGDEIERETREYTLPMGAWKEVEEATGFVDPTDRMEPIEVALAALAACVNVAVGVTALANEIELDDLETTVRLDFDPRVVFTIHDVDRSDETFDDVRVEIEVAGDGLTDEDAQILADGAQRSPVWNLMRLPHDMEPVVSVA encoded by the coding sequence ATGGCAACTACCCAACACAGAGAGAACGTAAAGCAAGGCGTCGACCTCGACGAGTTCCACGAGTTCGTCGAGTACGCGACCGAGAACCCCGAGGACGTGCAGTTCGAACTCGGAGCCCGCGCTCCCTACGAGGGGCGGCTCTTCCACAGTCTGGCGAAGATAGACGCGTACTCGCTCGGCGGCGACGAGATCGAACGCGAGACCCGCGAGTACACGCTCCCGATGGGCGCGTGGAAGGAGGTGGAGGAGGCGACCGGCTTCGTCGATCCGACCGACCGGATGGAACCGATCGAGGTCGCCCTCGCGGCCCTGGCCGCGTGCGTGAACGTGGCCGTCGGCGTCACGGCGCTCGCCAACGAGATCGAACTGGACGACCTCGAGACGACCGTCCGACTCGACTTCGATCCGCGCGTGGTCTTCACGATCCACGACGTCGACCGATCGGACGAGACCTTCGACGACGTCCGCGTCGAGATCGAGGTCGCCGGCGACGGGCTCACGGACGAGGACGCCCAGATTCTCGCCGACGGGGCGCAGCGCTCGCCCGTGTGGAACCTGATGCGGCTTCCCCACGACATGGAGCCGGTCGTCAGTGTCGCGTAG
- a CDS encoding heavy metal translocating P-type ATPase: MTTAEPVQRSTCTLSIERRGGRGESGAVSLERRLADVAGVHDVDVSFQTGSVRISYDESVVSEDELRRAVRDGGATLEEEDPDEARTHSELRVEAAFVGLTLLGMVGGLVAGWLDAPASVRWVAYGGAYVFGGWYGLQGAVETLRHRAVDIDLLMIVAAVGALLIGAPFEGAMLLFLFSLSNTLQHYAIGRSRRAIRSLIEMRPESARVLRDGEEVAVPIDQVEVGDVFVVRPGDRIPLDGAVVDGESTVDQASLTGESVPVAKAPGDEVFGGTINESGSLEIEVTREAHESAITRLIHMVEEAQSEKAPTQRLIDRLEQPYVLGVFALTAAAVAVPMLLGAEFSPTFYRAMTLMVAASPCAVIISTPAAVLSAIASGGRQGVLFKGGEHVETAAEIDAVAFDKTGTLTEGDTQLTDVIVRDEAGAASDSLTEDRLLRLAAAVQARSEHHLAEATVEAADERALDVPEADGFQAAAGKGVRATVGGEAIHIGNRSYVETFLGDAAVDGLDDGLDRLVDLEADGKTAVLVVRESDDGTVVLGWLAFTDTVRPGAAEMVAELREIGVEHVVMLTGDNERVARRIADEVGIDEVQAELLPEEKVDAVEALVDRYENVAMVGDGVNDAPALATATLGVAMGGAGTDVALETADVVLMGDDISKIPYVLGLGRRTRRTLSVNLAIAFGAIVLMVGTILLRGIPLPLAVVGHEGSTVLVSLNGLRLLGYRD, from the coding sequence GTGACGACGGCCGAACCAGTTCAGCGCTCGACGTGTACGCTGTCCATCGAGCGGCGCGGCGGCCGGGGAGAGTCCGGCGCGGTGTCGCTCGAGCGGCGCCTGGCGGACGTGGCCGGGGTGCACGACGTCGACGTCTCGTTCCAGACCGGGAGCGTGCGGATCTCCTACGACGAGAGCGTGGTCTCGGAGGACGAACTCAGGCGTGCGGTCCGCGACGGTGGCGCTACGCTCGAGGAGGAGGACCCGGACGAGGCGCGAACCCACTCGGAGCTACGCGTCGAGGCGGCGTTCGTCGGACTCACGCTGCTCGGGATGGTCGGCGGGCTGGTGGCCGGCTGGCTGGACGCTCCCGCGTCGGTCAGGTGGGTCGCTTACGGCGGCGCGTACGTCTTCGGCGGGTGGTACGGGCTGCAGGGCGCCGTCGAGACGCTCCGGCACCGCGCGGTGGACATCGACCTGCTGATGATCGTCGCGGCGGTCGGGGCGCTCCTGATCGGGGCGCCGTTCGAGGGAGCGATGCTCCTCTTTCTGTTCTCGCTGTCGAACACGCTCCAGCACTACGCCATCGGGCGGTCGCGGCGCGCGATCCGCTCACTCATAGAGATGCGCCCGGAGTCGGCGCGGGTGCTGCGCGACGGCGAGGAGGTCGCCGTTCCCATCGACCAGGTCGAGGTCGGCGACGTGTTCGTCGTCCGTCCGGGCGACCGCATCCCGCTCGACGGGGCCGTCGTCGACGGCGAGAGCACGGTCGACCAGGCCTCGCTCACCGGCGAGTCCGTACCCGTGGCGAAGGCGCCCGGGGACGAGGTCTTCGGCGGGACGATCAACGAGAGCGGGAGCCTCGAGATCGAGGTGACCCGCGAGGCACACGAGTCGGCCATCACCAGGCTCATCCACATGGTCGAGGAGGCCCAGAGCGAGAAGGCGCCCACGCAGCGGCTCATCGACCGGCTCGAACAGCCGTACGTACTGGGCGTGTTCGCGCTCACGGCGGCGGCCGTCGCCGTCCCGATGCTGCTGGGCGCCGAGTTCTCGCCCACGTTCTACCGGGCCATGACGCTCATGGTCGCGGCGTCGCCGTGCGCGGTCATCATCTCGACGCCGGCGGCGGTGCTCTCGGCCATCGCGTCTGGCGGGCGACAGGGTGTCCTGTTCAAGGGCGGGGAGCACGTCGAGACGGCGGCGGAGATCGACGCCGTCGCGTTCGACAAGACGGGGACGCTCACCGAGGGAGACACGCAACTGACCGACGTGATCGTCCGCGACGAGGCCGGCGCAGCGAGCGACTCCCTCACCGAGGACCGGCTCCTCCGTCTCGCGGCCGCCGTCCAGGCCCGATCTGAGCACCACCTGGCCGAGGCGACCGTCGAGGCCGCCGACGAACGGGCGCTCGACGTCCCGGAGGCCGACGGGTTCCAGGCGGCCGCCGGCAAGGGCGTCCGCGCGACCGTCGGCGGCGAGGCGATCCACATCGGGAACCGCAGTTACGTCGAAACGTTCCTCGGGGACGCGGCCGTCGACGGGCTGGACGACGGACTGGACAGGCTGGTCGATCTGGAAGCGGACGGAAAGACGGCCGTGCTCGTCGTCCGCGAGTCAGACGACGGGACGGTCGTCCTCGGCTGGCTCGCCTTCACCGACACGGTGCGACCCGGCGCGGCGGAGATGGTCGCCGAGCTCCGCGAGATCGGCGTCGAGCACGTCGTCATGCTCACGGGCGACAACGAGCGCGTCGCGCGCCGGATCGCCGACGAGGTCGGTATCGACGAGGTGCAGGCGGAACTGCTGCCCGAGGAGAAGGTCGACGCGGTCGAGGCGCTGGTCGACCGCTACGAGAACGTGGCCATGGTCGGCGACGGCGTCAACGACGCGCCGGCGCTCGCGACCGCGACGCTCGGCGTCGCGATGGGGGGCGCCGGCACCGACGTCGCGCTGGAGACGGCGGACGTCGTGCTGATGGGCGACGACATCAGCAAGATCCCGTACGTGCTCGGGCTGGGTCGCAGGACGCGCCGGACGCTCTCGGTCAACCTCGCCATCGCCTTCGGCGCGATCGTGCTCATGGTGGGCACGATCCTCCTGCGGGGGATCCCGCTGCCGCTCGCTGTCGTCGGGCACGAGGGGTCGACCGTGCTCGTCTCGCTGAACGGGCTCCGGCTGCTCGGCTACCGGGACTGA